GTCGAGTACTGGAGCTTCCGAGCCGGGATACCGATCTCGTCCAAGTTCGCGACGACATTCGTCTCGTCCTCTGGCGGGTTCGAGATGATGACCATCCGGTCGTTACTGTCGGAGATCAGCGAGTCCATTGAGTCGAGCGTCTTGTGCGTGACGTCGTCCTTGTCCGCCTCGTCGACGATGACCAGGACGTGGTCGTTGTGGACGCCCTCCAGTTCACCGGGGTCGCCCGGAGAGTGGACCTCGAACTGCCAGGTCGGCTCGCCGTCGATGTCGATGTGCGGGTTCGGCGACCACTTCCACTCGCCGAACAGCGGCGAGGACTGGTGGAGCGCCTCCGCATCCGCACAGAACGTCCGCTTGAGCTTGCCGTACGTTCCCGACGTCACGACGACACTCGACGGATAGTGACGTTTGTGGAACGCCAGGGCGAGCGCGACGATTGCGAACGTCTTCCCGAAGCCGTTGCCCCCCTCCAGGTGCGTGTACTGGTTGTCCGCGACGTGCTCGAGAATCTCCCGCTGCTCAGGTGAGAGCGTGATGCCGAACCACTCCTCGGCCGCTCGCCAGTAGCGTTCCCGACCGGTGAAGTTGCCCGGTAGGCGCTCGGCGACGTGATCAGGAAGGTCGGTGTTGGTACTCACTGGCTGTCACCCTGCGCGGAGGCTTTCCACGCGTCTTTTAGCGAACCGATGGCGTCGGCGGTCTGGGACTGCGGATCGTCCAGGAGGCCGAGGTCCTTCAGCCACGCTCGCCGATCCTTCGAGAGCCTCGACTGGCCCTTCGCGACGACCGTCTCCTTGTACTTGTAGTACTCCTCGCCGCTCTCGGCGATGCGTGTCTCCTTGTCGACCGTCGCGTTCCCGCTTTCCAGGCTCTCGGGTTTGTCGACCGCCCAGTTGTCGGCGTGGACGTGCTTGCCGTACGAGACGGCGATGCGGAACAGTTCCGCCTCCGTCCCGGTCGTCGCCTCGCCGTGGCGATCCTCGTACTCCTCTAAGTAGTCGGTGAAGATGTCGTCGACGAGCTGCTGCTCGTCGTCGGAGAGGATCTGCTGGTAGGTCGCGTTGGTGTCGACGTACAGGCCGTGCGTGGCGGCGTTCGTATTCTCCTCGGGAGCGCCGCCGCCTGAGTTGCCGACCGCGTTATCATTGCCCTCCGGAGCACCGGCGTTCCCGCCGTGGTGCTTGCAGAGACCCTCGCCGAGGTGATCGGTCCCCATCCCGGCAGTCTGGCCGCAGTACCCGCCGTCCTGGGTGTTCGTCGAGTTGCACTTCCCCTCGACTGGCTCGTCGTTGGTCATGACACCTCCATAGGATTGAGTTTGTTTTCGCGGTCAGTCGGTCACTGCCCCGAGGAGGGTCTCTGCACGCCGAGAGGGTTCGTAGCCGGTGATGAACGCTCGCCGGTGAGCAGTCGCCCACGGGATGTGCTGACCGTCGGCGGCCGTCGGCAGCGAGAGATCGATGACAGTGTCGCCCATACCGAGAAACCAGTGCGTCCCGCTGTACGTGGCGTCGACGTCGCCCCATGACAGGCAGTAGATGTCGAGTCCGGAGCCGACACCACCCCGAGCGTGGAAGTACGCTTCGGCGGCGACGTAACACGAGCCTTGGAGGGCGTCATCTGCGGTGGCGTACTCCTGCTTCCTGATGTCCGGGTGGGTGCGAATGTACTCGCGGATGCGCCCTGCGGTGTCGTCGGGGCGAGCAATGACGGGGCTGTCATCGCGCACGGTGGTCATGGTTACAGAACGAGCGGCGTGGCGAGGATGGCGATAATGAGCCCGGCGGCGAGCGCCAGCCCGTAGTACCACGGTTCGTTGCGCGTGACCCGCTGGGCGACGAGGCGGTTGTTCGGCGCTCGCTTCAGGCCCAGTACTGCGGCCACCGACAGGACGAGCAGCGGGACGGCGACGTCCGTGTAGCCGGTGGCGATGGCGACGCCGAAGACGAGGCCAGCCACTGCGCCCAGTTCGAGGGCGTGCGCTTCGTCGTAGGTGAGGTCACTGGCCACTTTCCGAAGCGGGTCCGGAAGCCAATCAGGAGGTGATTCGAAGACGTAGTCGTCGCCGTGGAGTGGTTTGCGTGTCATTGGTCAGTCACCCTGGCCGTGATACTCTGCGACTGGTTCGGAGCCGAAGACGAGCCACGTTACACCGACACCGCCGATGACGGCGAACATGACCGCGCCAATCGCCGTTACGAGCGGAGCGAAGCCTCCCGCCGAAAACAGGACGACCGACGAGGATGCCATCTGGGCAACACCCAGCGCGTAGAAGGCGACCCAGACGCTGGGCCGCCAGTGTCGCCACGGGTTGACCTGAATGCAGATGGCCACGACGATCCAGATCGCTCCGACGAACATATTGAGCTGCCGGGCGAGTTCGAGAGCGGTCGTCATGGCGCTACCGTTGTGCGAGTTCGTTGACCCCCAGAAGCGCTCCGATGAGGGCGACGACCGGCCAGAGCAGCTGGCTCGACACGGAGTAACTCGGCGTCGCAGCGGCGTACAGTGAGAGAACGACGATCGTTACCGACAACATGACCGCGATGCCGACTTTTGCGACGGCTTGGAGGTTCATTCATAGTCATCGACGTCCTCGAGGTCGACTCGGAACGTCCCGCCGTCATCGAACACGACGCGGACGAACAGCCCCGACTCGGCCTGGTCGACGTTCGGCCGAAACACTTCACCGAGCACGTGACACGGCGCTCGGGAGGCACGAAGCGGATGCACTGCTGAGGTCCGTGTTCCAGGCGCGGTACTCATCGCTCACAGCACCCGGAACTCCTCGATGGTGTCATCGAACGCTGCTTCGTACATCTCGGCGACACGCTCGCGGATGGCCTCGTCGACAGCGCCGTGATCCATCGGTGCGGAGGCACAGACAGCCTCGAGGCGGTCGACGGCTGGGCGGAACTTGACTCGCGACGCACAGTGTGGACACCGGGCGTTGACGTGATCGAGCATCCACGCCACCCAGTATCCCTGTCGCGCGAGGTATTCGGCGAGCGCATACCAGGTGAGCGCGTCGATCGTGTTCGGGCCAGCTTTCAGTCGCTTCAGTGCGAGTGCGGCCGCCCGGTCGAGCGCCGGGTCCGGCTCGCGGACCAACCGGTGGATACGTCGGAAGTACCCCAACAGCCCCTGCTGGGCTGACCGGAGTTCGCCGTTCGTGAGCGCGCCTTCCCGTGAGCTGGTCCAGTTCGACAGCGGGTGTGGGATGGGCGTTCGAACGCCGATACGGTACGAGCCAGGGTAGTGACGCTCCTCGGTGAGAGGCGCGCCGCTCTGCGGGTCGAACGCTTGTTCTTGAATCATGTGAACGAGGAGAGAGGCAGTGCTGGACGGGCACCATCACACGCCGACCGGCGTCAGGTGGCCGAAGCGAGACACGACGACAGAGTGGTCGTCTTGCGCGAACGTACGCCGAGGACAACTTAAAGCGGAGCTTCGAACTGATATACGGCTCATCCGTCACCATTACAGACCACGTACAGCGGGCGACGGAGGTCCTCGAAGTTGTGGCGCATCTCGATGACGCCGAGCTCGGTCAGTCGCGCCAGCGCATCGCCACCGGTCGAGCCACCCTGGAAGTAACAGCGCTCGTCGATCTCCCCGCGCGTGAGGGGGCCGTCATCGGCGAGCTCCCGGTAGACGAGCTTGACGCTGGGGCGTTCGTCGGCGAGCGCCGGAGGGAGTGTCGGAGAGTCGGAGTCGTTCATGTTGTCGCTTACAGTTGTCGTAAGCGGGTCCGGCGGTGGGTCTGTGAGAGATAGCCGCCAGACGCCGCCAGACGCCGCTTACTGCTAATTTACCCGCTGCTAACCATACCACACAACACAACCACACACTACCGCAACTCAACCGCGGTTGTGGAACGGGGGCGGTTTCGGCGGCTGCGAGGTGTGGCGACTTACAGCTTCACCCTCTTGGCCACTTACGACAGTTGTAAGTGAGAGCATCAGGCCGAGTCACCTCCTGGCTCGGTCTGTTCGAGCACGTAGCGGCCTTCTTCGTCGTTTCCTTCTCGAAGCGTGATGACGCCGCCGGAGTTCTCCGCGACCCACTCCATCGCGCGGTACACCTGGTTCCACGCGATGCTCTCGTCGTTCGCGTCCTCGAGGCGGGTCTTCAGGTCGTCACGCTTCGAGGCGAGCACACGCTTGCGGCCGTACTTCGTCCCGTGAACGGTCCCCCAGTCCGACCAGCGCTCGGCGATCGCCCTGGCACGGTAGTGCTTCGCCGTTGGCCGCTCGAGAGCGCCCTCTGGTCCGAGCTTGATCACACGGCCCAGCGGCGT
This region of Halomarina salina genomic DNA includes:
- a CDS encoding ArsR family transcriptional regulator, whose amino-acid sequence is MNDSDSPTLPPALADERPSVKLVYRELADDGPLTRGEIDERCYFQGGSTGGDALARLTELGVIEMRHNFEDLRRPLYVVCNGDG